The following proteins are encoded in a genomic region of Nicotiana sylvestris chromosome 4, ASM39365v2, whole genome shotgun sequence:
- the LOC138889923 gene encoding uncharacterized protein: MERTFMACLSPFHQRKCIFHVTNDKTTALFASLTTEIKNLQISLANNSLTLQWCIEAMTLLQKLHSEFLLIILEKSKVPFTWNSVFNNLLNLYMNESLNIMELCNMLKSSSCKINMYRLRVDINLNTYRREAFANMQSIQRENKTIHDEICQEMKKDCSNNILYAIRVAISLLFFILVSVFLYPTSKVEVDSICCNSPGIKSFRDSVNGLVTYFQRKYYRDGEKWKIGFYEYEEMEKAIMQTKVKLKRGHVEDKEEIKRNKEIILQKSAALQAGLEKFESQANQVFEEVLKGRNKLLREIGKGNGI, from the coding sequence ATGGAAAGAACATTTATGGCTTGTCTTTCTCCATTTCACCAAAGGAAATGTATCTTTCATGTTACCAATGATAAGACTACGGCTCTATTTGCTTCTTTAACCACAGAAATCAAGAATCTCCAGATATCACTGGCCAACAATTCTTTAACTCTTCAATGGTGTATAGAAGCCATGACTTTGCTACAGAAACTTCACTCTGAATTTCTGCTCATAATACTGGAGAAATCAAAGGTACCTTTTACTTGGAATAGTGTGTTCAATAATTTGTTGAACTTATACATGAATGAGAGTTTGAACATCATGGAGCTTTGTAACATGTTGAAGTCATCAAGTTGTAAGATCAATATGTATCGTTTAAGAGTTGATATAAATCTGAATACTTATCGGAGAGAAGCTTTTGCCAATATGCAATCAATACAAAGGGAGAACAAGACAATTCATGATGAAATATGTCAAGAAATGAAGAAGGATTGTTCAAATAATATACTTTATGCAATTAGAGTTGCAAttagtttattattttttattcttgtaAGTGTTTTTTTGTATCCAACTAGTAAGGTGGAAGTTGATAGTATTTGTTGTAACTCTCCTGGAATTAAGTCATTCAGGGACTCAGTTAATGGCCTTGTCACTTATTTTCAAAGGAAATATTACAGAGATGGAGAGAAGTGGAAGATAGGTTTTTATGAGTATGAAGAAATGGAGAAGGCAATAATGCAAACAAAAGTTAAGTTGAAAAGGGGACATGTAGAAGATAAAGAAGAGATaaagagaaataaagaaattaTTCTGCAGAAATCTGCAGCATTACAGGCTGGTTTGGAGAAGTTTGAGTCACAAGCAAATCAGGTTTTTGAAGAGGTGCTAAAAGGAAGGAATAAGTTGCTTCGCGAGATTGGCAAAGGCAATGGAATTTAG
- the LOC138889924 gene encoding uncharacterized mitochondrial protein AtMg00810-like, producing MIHVLYQFLHHLILFLPDPPDNLDLPISLRKDSIFVPKTVKEALNHPRWFDAMLEEIHALEDNHIWDLVDLPKGKKLVVCKWVFAVKVNLDGFVARLKARLVAKGRKCIWSNHPVLLLRGGSDYAGISSLKSFLHTRFHTKDLGQLKYFLGVEVTRSKKEILLSQRNYILDLLAEIGKLVAKPCSSSMVPNVHLMKDDADPFDDPTRYRRLVGKLNYLIVTRPDIAFAVSVISQFMSAPTVKHWAALEQILCYLKGAPRLGILYSNHNHTRIEYFADADWAGSKIDRRSTTGYCVFVEGNLVSWRSKKQSVVSRSSAESEYRVMSQSTCEIIWIHHLLTEIGLKHPILAKF from the exons ATGATACATGTCCTGTACCAATTCCTGCATCATCTGATCCTCTTTTTGCCTGATCCTCCAGATAACCTTGACCTTCCTATTTCTCTTCGCAAAG ACTCTATCTTCGTACCCAAAACAGTGAAGGAGGCTTTGAATCATCCCCGATGGTTTGATGCAATGCTTGAGGAAATACATGCTTTAGAGGATAACCACATATGGGATTTGGTAGATTTACCAAAGGGAAAGAAACTAGTGGTATGCAAGTGGGTCTTTGCAGTTAAAGTTAATCTAGATGGTTTTGTGGCAAGACTTAAGGCCAGACTTGTGGCGAAAGG GAGGAAGtgtatatggagcaaccacccagttttgttgctcagggggg GAAGTGACTATGCGGGGATTTCTTCCCTCAAGTCTTTTCTGCATACTAGGTTTCATACAAAGGACTTAGGCCAGTTGAAATACTTTTTAGGAGTAGAAGTAACTAGAAGCAAGAAGGAAATTCTTTTGTCTCAGAGAAATTATATTCTTGACTTGCTTGCAGAAATTGGAAAGTTGGTAGCTAAACCTTGCAGTAGTTCAATGGTTCCTAATGTGCATCTTATGAAAGATGATGCTGATCCTTTTGACGATCCAACGAGATACAGGAGGTTAGTTGGGAAATTAAACTACCTCATTGTGACTCGTCCAGATATTGCTTTTGCGGTAAGTGTTATTAGCCAGTTCATGTCTGCACCAACGGTCAAACATTGGGCAGCTTTGGAACAGATTTTGTGTTACTTGAAAGGAGCTCCTAGACTTGGCATATTATATAGCAATCACAATCATACTCGTATTGAGTATTTTGCAGATGCTGACTGGGCTGGATCCAAAATTGATAGAAGATCTACTACAGGTTATTGTGTCTTTGTTGAAGGAAATCTGGTATCATGGAGGAGTAAAAAGCAAAGTGTTGTATCTCGATCCAGTGCAGAATCCGAGTATAGAGTTATGTCACAGTCTACATGTGAGATTATATGGATACATCATCTGCTGACTGAAATTGGGTTAAAGCATCCAATACTAGCAAAATTCTAG